Proteins from one Azospirillum ramasamyi genomic window:
- a CDS encoding metal ABC transporter permease, which yields MGAEFVQLSLTPMVIGTLAAIACALPGNFLMLRRQALIGDAISHVVLPGIVVAFLVARSVSTWPMMIGAGGAAVVAVILIEAIKRLGRIEPGAAMGVVFTSMFAAGVLLLEQTDTSTVHLDVEHALHGNLESLIWLSAEGWHSLLDRQALAELPPELWRLAAATTLIVLLTLLFWRPLKISTFDDGYADAIGIPTALLGFGLVVTAAVAAVAAFDAVGSIIVIAMFICPPAAARLMTNRLEAQVLWSVAFAVLSAIVGYTLAGYGPLWLGGQYAVSAAGMIATVSGVILGLACLFAPHRARVGMGRETAG from the coding sequence ATGGGTGCGGAGTTCGTTCAGCTGAGCCTGACGCCCATGGTGATCGGCACCTTGGCGGCCATTGCCTGTGCGCTGCCCGGCAATTTTCTGATGTTGCGGCGGCAGGCGCTGATCGGCGACGCCATCAGCCACGTCGTCCTGCCGGGGATCGTGGTGGCCTTCCTGGTCGCGCGGTCGGTCTCGACCTGGCCGATGATGATCGGGGCCGGCGGCGCGGCGGTCGTGGCCGTGATCCTGATCGAGGCGATCAAGCGGTTGGGCCGCATCGAGCCCGGAGCCGCGATGGGGGTCGTTTTCACCTCCATGTTCGCGGCGGGCGTGCTCCTGCTGGAACAGACCGACACCAGCACGGTCCATCTGGACGTGGAGCATGCGCTGCACGGCAATCTGGAAAGCCTGATCTGGCTATCGGCGGAAGGCTGGCATTCCCTGCTCGACCGGCAGGCTTTGGCCGAACTGCCGCCGGAGCTGTGGCGGCTGGCCGCCGCCACCACGCTGATCGTCCTTCTCACCCTGCTGTTCTGGCGCCCGCTGAAGATCTCCACCTTCGACGACGGCTACGCCGATGCCATCGGCATTCCCACGGCCCTGCTCGGCTTCGGGTTGGTGGTGACGGCTGCCGTCGCGGCCGTTGCGGCCTTCGACGCCGTCGGCTCGATCATCGTGATCGCCATGTTCATTTGTCCGCCCGCCGCCGCGAGGCTGATGACGAACCGCCTGGAGGCGCAGGTCCTGTGGAGCGTGGCCTTCGCCGTGTTGTCGGCGATCGTCGGCTACACGCTGGCCGGCTACGGCCCCCTGTGGTTGGGCGGGCAGTACGCGGTCAGCGCCGCCGGCATGATCGCCACCGTTTCCGGGGTGATCCTGGGGCTGGCCTGCCTTTTCGCCCCCCACCGCGCGCGCGTCGGCATGGGGCGCGAGACGGCCGGGTAA
- a CDS encoding metal ABC transporter ATP-binding protein, which translates to MTSSALKLAAAHGQAVRRDAATESPLAVRGMTVSYGGKPAIFSVDATVPAGCMAAIIGPNGAGKSTLLKAVLGIVPALSGTATVFGLPLARARSRIAYVPQRASVDWDFPTRVIDVVLMGFYREVGLLRPIRARHREAARACLDRVGMADFAERQIGQLSGGQQQRVFLARALAQNADLYLLDEPFAGVDAATEKAIIDVLKSLNAERRTVVAVHHDLATVADYFDHVLFINVHKISEGPVASTFTAENLQATYGGRLATSHIEQFLPSGA; encoded by the coding sequence ATGACATCCTCCGCGCTCAAGCTCGCCGCCGCGCATGGCCAGGCCGTGCGGCGGGACGCCGCGACGGAAAGCCCGCTGGCGGTTCGGGGCATGACCGTGTCCTATGGCGGGAAGCCGGCCATCTTTTCGGTGGACGCCACCGTGCCGGCCGGCTGCATGGCCGCCATCATCGGTCCCAACGGCGCCGGCAAGTCGACGCTGCTGAAGGCTGTGCTGGGCATCGTGCCGGCGCTGTCGGGAACCGCCACCGTGTTCGGGCTGCCGCTGGCGCGGGCACGCAGCCGCATCGCCTATGTGCCGCAGCGTGCCAGCGTCGACTGGGATTTCCCCACGCGGGTGATCGACGTGGTGCTGATGGGTTTCTACCGCGAAGTCGGCCTGCTGCGCCCGATACGGGCGCGCCACCGGGAGGCCGCGCGCGCCTGCCTCGACCGGGTCGGCATGGCCGATTTCGCGGAACGGCAGATCGGACAGCTTTCGGGCGGGCAGCAGCAGCGCGTCTTCCTCGCCCGCGCGCTGGCCCAGAACGCCGACCTCTACCTGCTCGACGAGCCGTTCGCCGGGGTGGACGCGGCCACCGAGAAGGCCATCATCGACGTGCTGAAGTCCCTCAACGCGGAGCGCCGCACGGTGGTGGCCGTCCATCACGACCTCGCGACGGTGGCCGACTACTTCGATCATGTGCTGTTCATCAACGTGCACAAGATCTCCGAGGGGCCGGTGGCGAGCACCTTCACGGCCGAGAACCTGCAGGCGACCTATGGCGGGCGGCTGGCGACCTCGCATATCGAGCAGTTTCTGCCGTCCGGAGCGTGA
- a CDS encoding ferritin-like domain-containing protein has protein sequence MPNAKDNLIAWLRDAHAMESQAVEMLERQVDRIKNYPEMLAKAQEHIQVSNRQAERLSQCLQSLGSSTSSIKTGVGMLIGNAQSLSGVFADDEVVKAGIFDYAFEHFEIANYRALIAAANRAGETEIARTLQQSLDEEIEMASWLEQRLPQVTETYLSRQEAGEPAEAKR, from the coding sequence ATGCCCAACGCCAAAGACAACCTGATCGCATGGCTGCGCGACGCCCACGCCATGGAAAGCCAGGCGGTCGAGATGCTTGAGCGTCAGGTCGATCGTATCAAGAACTACCCGGAGATGCTGGCGAAGGCCCAGGAGCATATTCAGGTTTCCAACCGCCAGGCGGAACGGCTGAGCCAGTGCCTGCAGTCGCTCGGCAGCAGCACCTCGTCGATCAAGACCGGGGTCGGCATGCTGATCGGCAATGCGCAGTCCCTGTCGGGCGTGTTCGCCGACGACGAGGTCGTGAAGGCCGGAATCTTCGATTATGCCTTCGAGCATTTCGAGATCGCCAACTATCGCGCCCTGATCGCCGCCGCCAACCGGGCCGGCGAGACGGAGATCGCCCGCACGCTCCAGCAGAGCCTGGACGAGGAGATCGAGATGGCCTCCTGGCTGGAGCAGCGCCTGCCCCAGGTCACCGAAACCTACCTGTCGCGTCAGGAAGCCGGGGAGCCCGCCGAAGCCAAGCGCTGA
- the mntR gene encoding manganese-binding transcriptional regulator MntR — MTSEKQHSTGTEEADDRVESFRQARRARRLELQEDYLELIADLIDEQGEARQVDIAAALGVTQPTVAKMLKRLADGGLITQRPYRGVFLTGEGRDIAERTRERHQIVETFLLALGVSAENARIDAEGIEHHVSAETLQAFARFLAEERG, encoded by the coding sequence ATGACCAGCGAGAAACAACACTCCACCGGCACGGAAGAGGCCGACGATCGTGTCGAGAGCTTTCGGCAGGCCCGGCGCGCGCGGCGCTTGGAGTTGCAGGAGGATTATCTCGAGCTGATCGCCGACCTGATCGACGAGCAGGGCGAAGCCCGTCAGGTGGACATCGCGGCCGCTCTCGGCGTGACGCAGCCGACGGTGGCGAAGATGCTGAAGCGGCTGGCCGACGGCGGGCTGATCACGCAACGCCCCTATCGCGGCGTTTTCCTGACGGGCGAGGGCCGCGACATCGCCGAGCGCACCCGCGAACGCCACCAGATCGTGGAGACCTTCCTTCTGGCGCTCGGCGTCAGTGCGGAGAACGCGCGGATCGACGCCGAGGGCATCGAGCACCATGTCAGCGCGGAAACGCTGCAGGCATTCGCGCGCTTTCTAGCCGAGGAACGCGGCTGA
- a CDS encoding metal ABC transporter solute-binding protein, Zn/Mn family produces the protein MRVSRRCLLGAATAFPVMAAMPFAMAPEPARAQAAPLSVVATTGMIADAARQVGGGLVEVRALMGPGVDPHAYRLTRTDIVAMTKADLVLWHGLYLEAQMVDFMRDLARKRRIVAVAETLPRERLRAHEDYADKFDPHVWMDPNLWSLVVVAVREALIEAKPDAADAFRANADRHLAELTELAGYAVGALSSVPAESRILLTAHDAFNYFGPAYGFEVMGIQGISTESEAGISRISELVDLLVTRRIGAVFVESSVSERNIRALIEGAAARGHKVVIGGELFSDAMGADGTYEGTYVGMIDHNATVISRALGGDAPERGMKGRLSAGS, from the coding sequence ATGCGAGTGTCGAGGCGATGTCTCTTGGGGGCGGCCACCGCCTTTCCGGTCATGGCGGCCATGCCCTTCGCGATGGCCCCCGAGCCGGCGCGGGCGCAGGCCGCCCCGCTCTCCGTGGTGGCGACGACCGGCATGATCGCCGACGCGGCGCGGCAGGTCGGCGGCGGGCTTGTGGAGGTCCGCGCGCTGATGGGGCCGGGCGTCGACCCCCATGCCTACCGCCTGACCCGGACCGACATCGTCGCCATGACCAAGGCGGACCTCGTGCTTTGGCACGGCCTCTATCTGGAAGCCCAGATGGTGGACTTCATGCGCGACCTCGCAAGGAAGCGGCGTATCGTGGCGGTCGCCGAGACCCTGCCGCGCGAGCGGTTGCGAGCGCATGAGGACTATGCCGACAAGTTCGACCCTCATGTCTGGATGGATCCGAACCTGTGGTCCCTCGTCGTGGTGGCGGTGCGGGAGGCGCTGATCGAGGCGAAGCCCGACGCTGCCGACGCCTTCCGGGCCAACGCCGACAGGCATCTGGCCGAGTTGACGGAACTTGCCGGCTATGCCGTGGGCGCACTCTCCTCCGTGCCGGCCGAAAGCCGGATCCTGCTCACGGCCCATGACGCCTTCAACTACTTCGGCCCGGCCTACGGCTTCGAGGTGATGGGCATCCAGGGGATTTCCACGGAGAGCGAGGCGGGGATCAGCCGCATCTCCGAACTCGTCGATCTTCTCGTGACGCGGCGCATCGGCGCGGTCTTCGTGGAATCGTCGGTCTCGGAACGCAACATCCGCGCGCTGATCGAGGGGGCTGCGGCAAGGGGCCACAAGGTCGTCATCGGTGGCGAGCTTTTCTCCGACGCCATGGGAGCCGACGGCACCTACGAAGGCACCTATGTCGGCATGATCGACCACAACGCGACGGTCATCTCCCGTGCCCTGGGCGGCGACGCGCCCGAGCGCGGCATGAAGGGCCGCCTGTCGGCCGGTAGCTGA
- a CDS encoding aspartate aminotransferase family protein: MDDVLRNHQSRTNDIRHVIEADRAHVWHHLTQHKGFETTDPRIFVEGKGMRVWDATGREYLDAVSGGVWTVNVGYGRASIADAVRDQLVKLNYFANSAGSIAGARFAEKLIGRMPGMSRVYYSNSGSEANEKVFKMVRQIAHRHHGGRKSKILYRERDYHGTTLGTLAAAGQAQRRAQFGPFPDGFVEVPHCLEYRSQYGAVENYGEMAADAIEAVILREGPDTVGALCLEPITAGGGVITPPKGYWEKVQDICRRHDVLLHIDEVVCGVGRTGAWFGYQHYGVQPDFVTMAKGVASGYAAISCTVTTERIFELFKDDPADPLSFFRDISTFGGCVAGPAAALENMRIIEDEHLIANTQAMGERLLSGLWELSERHRAVGDVRGKGLFCGVELVQDRATKEPAEEKLVQAVVADCMANGVIIGATNRSLPGLNNTLCLSPALIATADDIDRIVAAIDGALSRVFP, from the coding sequence ATGGATGACGTCCTTCGGAACCACCAGTCGCGCACCAACGATATCCGCCACGTCATCGAGGCCGACCGCGCCCATGTCTGGCATCATCTGACCCAGCACAAGGGCTTCGAGACGACCGACCCGCGCATCTTCGTCGAAGGCAAGGGGATGCGGGTGTGGGACGCCACCGGTCGCGAGTATCTCGACGCGGTGTCGGGCGGCGTGTGGACGGTCAATGTCGGCTATGGCCGGGCCAGCATCGCCGACGCGGTGCGCGACCAGCTGGTGAAGCTCAACTATTTCGCCAACTCCGCCGGGTCGATCGCCGGCGCCCGCTTCGCCGAGAAGCTGATCGGCAGGATGCCGGGGATGAGCCGGGTCTATTATTCCAACTCCGGTTCGGAAGCGAACGAGAAGGTGTTCAAGATGGTGCGCCAGATCGCGCACCGGCACCATGGCGGCCGCAAATCCAAGATCCTCTATCGCGAGCGCGACTATCACGGCACCACGCTCGGCACGCTGGCGGCGGCGGGGCAGGCGCAGCGGCGCGCCCAGTTCGGCCCCTTCCCCGACGGCTTCGTCGAGGTGCCGCATTGCCTGGAATACCGCAGCCAGTACGGCGCGGTGGAGAATTACGGCGAGATGGCCGCCGATGCCATCGAGGCGGTGATCCTGCGCGAGGGGCCGGACACGGTCGGCGCGCTGTGCCTGGAGCCGATCACCGCCGGCGGCGGCGTCATCACCCCGCCGAAGGGGTATTGGGAGAAGGTGCAGGACATCTGCCGCCGTCACGACGTGCTTCTGCACATCGACGAGGTGGTGTGCGGCGTCGGGCGCACCGGTGCGTGGTTCGGCTATCAGCATTACGGCGTGCAGCCGGATTTCGTCACCATGGCGAAGGGGGTGGCGTCCGGCTATGCCGCGATCTCCTGCACCGTGACGACCGAGCGGATCTTCGAGCTGTTCAAGGACGATCCCGCCGACCCGCTGTCCTTCTTCCGCGACATCTCGACCTTCGGCGGCTGCGTCGCCGGGCCGGCGGCGGCGCTGGAGAATATGCGGATCATCGAGGACGAGCATCTCATCGCCAACACCCAGGCGATGGGGGAGCGGCTGCTGTCCGGGCTGTGGGAATTGTCGGAGCGTCATCGCGCCGTCGGCGACGTGCGCGGCAAGGGGCTGTTCTGCGGCGTCGAGCTGGTGCAGGACCGGGCGACGAAGGAACCGGCGGAGGAGAAGCTGGTGCAGGCGGTCGTCGCCGACTGCATGGCGAACGGCGTCATCATCGGCGCGACCAACCGTTCGCTGCCCGGGCTGAACAACACGCTGTGCCTCAGCCCGGCATTGATCGCCACCGCCGACGACATCGACCGCATCGTGGCTGCGATCGACGGCGCATTGTCGCGCGTCTTCCCCTGA
- a CDS encoding chemotaxis protein CheB, producing MDNRDIIVIGASAGGLGALTRLFGGMPRECAPTVFVVVHIAPTAKSALPQLLDRIGWLPAFHPTDEEPIRPGHIHVAPPDHHLLVHRDRVLIRRGPRENRTRPAADPLFRSAAVAFGSRVVGIVLSGTLDDGTSGLRAIRRCGGIGIAQDPEEAEWSGMPRSAVERGEVDHVLPLDGMPALLVRLAAESAPPSPPVPLDIATEARIAEQEFTTMSDDTRAVGRPTTLSCPECGGGLSEIQDGPVLRFRCQVGHAYSPDSMEEAQTETMEKALWVALRTHEERVELFRRLAAHARERGQSQIAANWDQQMQEARQNAELLRSVLSKPEVKRTSEQKKR from the coding sequence ATGGATAATCGCGACATCATCGTCATCGGCGCATCGGCCGGCGGGCTGGGCGCCCTCACGCGGCTGTTCGGCGGCATGCCGAGGGAATGCGCGCCGACGGTGTTCGTCGTCGTCCATATCGCTCCGACGGCGAAAAGCGCGCTGCCTCAACTGCTCGACCGGATCGGCTGGCTGCCGGCCTTCCACCCGACCGATGAAGAGCCCATCCGCCCAGGCCATATCCATGTGGCGCCGCCCGACCATCATCTGCTGGTCCACCGCGACCGCGTGCTGATCCGCCGCGGCCCCCGCGAAAACCGCACCCGGCCGGCGGCGGATCCGCTTTTCCGCTCCGCCGCCGTCGCCTTCGGCAGCCGGGTGGTCGGAATCGTGCTGTCGGGCACGCTGGACGACGGCACCTCGGGGTTGCGGGCGATCCGCCGCTGCGGCGGGATCGGCATAGCCCAGGATCCGGAGGAGGCCGAATGGTCCGGCATGCCGCGGAGCGCCGTGGAACGGGGCGAGGTCGACCATGTCCTGCCGTTGGACGGTATGCCGGCCCTGCTCGTCCGGCTTGCCGCGGAGTCGGCACCGCCAAGCCCTCCCGTCCCGCTCGACATCGCGACCGAGGCGCGGATCGCTGAGCAGGAGTTCACGACCATGTCCGACGATACCAGGGCGGTCGGCAGGCCGACCACCCTCTCCTGCCCCGAATGCGGCGGCGGCCTCTCCGAGATCCAGGACGGCCCGGTGCTGCGCTTCCGCTGCCAGGTCGGCCATGCCTACAGCCCCGACAGCATGGAGGAAGCGCAGACGGAGACGATGGAAAAGGCCCTTTGGGTGGCCCTGCGCACCCATGAAGAGCGTGTCGAACTGTTCCGGCGGCTGGCGGCTCATGCCAGGGAACGCGGCCAGAGCCAGATCGCCGCCAATTGGGACCAGCAGATGCAGGAAGCACGGCAGAACGCAGAACTGTTGCGGAGCGTTCTGTCCAAACCTGAGGTGAAGCGGACCAGCGAGCAGAAGAAGCGCTGA
- a CDS encoding tellurite resistance TerB family protein has translation MSNLSKVLGVILANGLAGRTGRGPAFAAAMPLLLGKKGKKKKMKHLYGHGYGGPHGTPYGPAAGMGGLAGGLTGGHGSGLLQKAGLASLAYLAYRAYQDSQKPAPAGSQPPPAAGGPLGGILDRLGLGGAFGGAMGGGAAGGGAMGSGSVLGGGAAGGLGDRLAGVLRGGAPEPDMGDAKALLLIRAMIAAANADGRISPDEQSRILDSLDAAQADPEDRRIVEAELRSPRPMDDIVREVRDPDTAEQVYLASELAVRGGSEVDRQYLAYLAARLGLSDSRRQELDSMV, from the coding sequence ATGAGCAACCTGAGCAAAGTCCTCGGCGTCATCCTGGCCAACGGGCTTGCCGGCCGCACGGGCCGGGGGCCGGCCTTTGCCGCTGCGATGCCTCTGCTCCTCGGCAAGAAGGGCAAGAAGAAAAAGATGAAGCACCTCTACGGCCACGGCTATGGCGGTCCGCATGGAACTCCCTATGGACCGGCCGCAGGGATGGGCGGGCTGGCCGGCGGATTGACGGGCGGCCATGGTTCGGGGCTGCTTCAGAAGGCGGGGCTCGCCTCGCTGGCCTACCTCGCCTACCGCGCCTATCAGGACAGCCAGAAGCCGGCGCCGGCCGGATCGCAGCCTCCTCCCGCCGCCGGCGGGCCGCTGGGCGGCATCCTCGACCGGTTGGGGCTTGGTGGCGCGTTTGGCGGTGCCATGGGGGGCGGCGCCGCGGGAGGTGGTGCCATGGGGAGTGGCAGCGTCCTGGGCGGCGGTGCGGCGGGTGGTCTCGGCGACCGTCTGGCCGGGGTGCTGCGCGGCGGTGCGCCGGAACCCGATATGGGCGACGCCAAGGCGCTTCTGCTGATCCGCGCCATGATCGCCGCGGCGAATGCGGACGGGCGGATATCGCCCGATGAACAGAGCCGTATCCTCGACAGCCTGGACGCCGCCCAGGCCGATCCGGAAGACCGGCGGATCGTCGAGGCGGAATTGCGGTCCCCGCGCCCGATGGACGACATCGTCCGCGAGGTGCGCGACCCCGATACGGCGGAGCAGGTCTATCTCGCCTCCGAACTGGCGGTGCGCGGCGGCAGCGAGGTCGACCGTCAGTATCTGGCCTACCTCGCCGCCCGCCTCGGCCTGTCGGACTCCCGGCGGCAGGAGTTGGACTCGATGGTGTGA
- a CDS encoding metal ABC transporter permease: MPIGAFLDALLLQAGYNAALVAVGAALLGVAAGSAGTFLFLRKRALVSDAVAHATLPGIGLAFMAMVALGGDGRNLPGLLLGSAASAVVGLLLVEWITRRTRLAEDAAIGAVLSVFFGFGIVLLTVIQTMSGGRQAGLESFLLGSTAGMLFQDAVVIAAGGALAVGAVVLLRRPMTLVAFDPGYAVASGVRVRWIDLAMMGLVMAVTVIGLKLVGLILVVALLIIPAVTARFWTDRTDRVLWIAGLLGGTAGYLGAAVSASAPQLPTGPIIVLMCFALFTVSLLFAPTRGVLAAILRHRHYRVRVHRRQGLLALARGEAILDPLTIAVLRRERLIRRDRVPTEAGVAQAAKVLRDEKRWEIARRIHWDDAVAGQYDGLTPIEAVLTRDEIAEIDRRIGGPAMVGGGA; this comes from the coding sequence ATGCCGATCGGCGCCTTCCTTGACGCTTTGCTTCTCCAGGCCGGCTACAACGCCGCCCTGGTCGCTGTCGGCGCGGCGCTGCTGGGGGTGGCGGCCGGCAGCGCGGGTACCTTCCTGTTCCTGCGCAAGCGCGCGCTCGTCAGCGACGCGGTGGCGCATGCGACCCTGCCGGGCATCGGGCTGGCCTTCATGGCGATGGTCGCGCTGGGGGGCGACGGGCGCAACCTGCCGGGCCTCCTGCTGGGTTCGGCCGCTTCCGCCGTGGTCGGCCTGCTGCTGGTCGAATGGATCACCCGCCGCACCCGTCTTGCCGAGGACGCGGCGATCGGGGCCGTCCTGTCGGTGTTCTTCGGCTTCGGCATCGTGCTGCTCACCGTCATCCAGACCATGTCCGGGGGGCGGCAGGCGGGGCTGGAGAGCTTCCTGCTGGGCTCGACCGCCGGCATGCTGTTCCAGGACGCCGTGGTCATCGCCGCAGGCGGCGCCCTGGCGGTCGGCGCGGTGGTGCTGTTGCGCCGGCCGATGACGCTGGTGGCCTTCGACCCAGGATACGCGGTGGCCTCCGGCGTCCGGGTGCGCTGGATCGATCTGGCGATGATGGGGCTGGTGATGGCCGTAACGGTCATCGGGCTGAAGCTGGTCGGGCTGATTCTGGTGGTGGCGCTGCTGATCATCCCGGCGGTCACGGCGCGCTTCTGGACCGACCGCACTGACCGCGTCCTGTGGATCGCCGGGCTTCTGGGCGGTACGGCCGGCTATCTGGGCGCCGCGGTCTCCGCCTCCGCGCCGCAGCTGCCGACCGGGCCGATCATCGTTTTGATGTGCTTCGCCCTGTTCACCGTCTCGCTCCTGTTCGCGCCGACGAGGGGCGTGCTGGCGGCGATCCTGCGCCACCGGCATTATCGGGTGCGCGTGCACCGGCGCCAGGGGCTGCTGGCGCTCGCGCGGGGCGAGGCGATCCTGGATCCGCTCACCATCGCCGTCCTTCGGCGCGAGCGGCTGATCCGCCGCGACCGTGTTCCGACCGAAGCCGGCGTGGCGCAGGCGGCGAAGGTGCTGCGCGACGAGAAGCGCTGGGAGATCGCGCGCCGCATCCATTGGGACGATGCCGTTGCCGGCCAGTACGACGGCCTTACGCCGATCGAAGCCGTGCTGACGAGGGACGAGATCGCCGAGATCGACCGCAGGATCGGCGGTCCCGCGATGGTCGGGGGAGGGGCCTGA
- a CDS encoding FdhF/YdeP family oxidoreductase — translation MSIDGLSDDENTLHYDRPAGGWGSVGSITRIMGNERPTPAVLDTLRRQNKPGGFMCVSCAWGKPAEPHTFEFCENGAKATIWELTSRRCTPEFFAQHTVSALKGWNDHDLEQQGRLTHPMRYDRATDRYVPCSWEEAFTAIGAELRAIDPEQAVFYASGRASLETSYLYALFARLYGHNNLPDSSNMCHETTSVALQKVIGSPVGTSVLNDFESCDAIFFFGQNTGSNSPRLLHPLQQAVKRGAKIVTFNPVREKGLEFFRNPQSPLEMLTGKDTRISTLYFQVKAGGDIAAITGLIKHVLAAEDARWSSQKRHVIDPDFIAQHTVGFEEMKARVEAVSWDEIERESGLTREDLKQAADVYIEADRSIAMYGMGLTQHVRGSETLAALVNLWLLKGNIGREGTGISPVRGHSNVQGQRTVGIAEKPELVPLDRLAEQFGFEPPRKEGLNTVKACEKILSGEVKAFIGLGGNFVRAIPERDRMEAAWPRMRLTVQIATKLNRSHLINGEVAFLLPCLGRSEEDLQESGAQAVTMEDSLSCIHGSLGNNTPASPHLKSEVAIVAGMAKATLPANPKVKWDEWVADYRRIRALIEETYPDQFHRFNERVFTPGGFYRGNSARDRVWKTPSGKAHFTPPGHLRAIGFEDAPGRYRLITMRSNDQFNTTIYGYSDRLRGIEGTRDVLLMNPADIAAAGLWEGQVVGLAGDAGDGVDRRVNGLTVTPFQLPRGCVGSYYPEMNPLIPLWYHDEASETPAAKGVPVRIVTDPPARP, via the coding sequence ATGAGCATCGACGGACTGTCGGACGACGAGAACACCCTGCATTACGATAGGCCCGCCGGCGGCTGGGGCTCGGTCGGCTCCATAACCCGGATCATGGGGAATGAGAGGCCGACGCCCGCCGTGCTCGACACGCTGCGCCGGCAGAACAAGCCCGGCGGCTTCATGTGCGTATCCTGCGCCTGGGGCAAGCCGGCCGAGCCGCACACTTTCGAGTTCTGCGAGAACGGCGCCAAGGCGACGATCTGGGAGCTGACGAGCCGGCGCTGCACGCCGGAGTTCTTCGCCCAACATACGGTCAGCGCACTGAAGGGCTGGAACGACCACGACCTGGAGCAGCAGGGGCGATTGACCCACCCCATGCGCTACGACCGCGCCACCGACCGCTATGTGCCCTGCAGCTGGGAGGAAGCCTTCACCGCCATCGGCGCGGAACTGCGCGCCATCGACCCGGAACAGGCGGTCTTCTACGCCTCCGGCCGCGCCAGCCTGGAGACCTCCTACCTCTACGCGCTGTTCGCGCGGCTGTACGGGCACAACAACCTGCCCGACAGCTCCAACATGTGCCACGAGACGACCTCGGTCGCACTGCAAAAGGTCATCGGATCGCCGGTCGGCACCAGCGTTCTGAACGATTTCGAAAGCTGCGACGCCATCTTCTTCTTCGGCCAGAACACCGGGTCCAACAGCCCGCGCCTTCTCCACCCGCTGCAGCAGGCGGTGAAGCGCGGCGCGAAGATCGTCACCTTCAACCCCGTGCGCGAAAAGGGCCTGGAGTTCTTCCGCAATCCGCAGAGCCCGCTGGAGATGCTGACCGGCAAGGACACGCGGATCTCGACGCTCTATTTCCAGGTCAAGGCCGGCGGCGACATCGCCGCGATCACCGGCCTGATCAAGCATGTGCTGGCGGCGGAGGATGCGCGCTGGTCCAGCCAGAAGCGGCACGTCATCGACCCCGACTTCATCGCGCAGCACACCGTCGGCTTCGAGGAGATGAAGGCGCGGGTGGAGGCCGTGAGCTGGGACGAGATCGAACGGGAATCCGGTCTGACGCGCGAGGATCTGAAGCAGGCCGCCGACGTCTACATCGAGGCCGACCGCTCCATCGCCATGTACGGCATGGGCCTGACCCAGCATGTGCGCGGGTCGGAAACGCTGGCCGCGCTGGTGAACCTGTGGCTGCTGAAGGGCAACATCGGGCGCGAGGGCACCGGCATCTCGCCGGTCCGCGGCCATTCCAACGTCCAGGGCCAGCGCACCGTCGGCATCGCGGAAAAGCCGGAACTGGTGCCGCTCGACCGGCTGGCCGAACAGTTCGGCTTCGAGCCGCCGCGCAAGGAGGGGCTGAACACCGTCAAGGCCTGCGAGAAGATCCTGTCGGGCGAGGTCAAGGCCTTCATCGGGCTGGGCGGCAACTTCGTCCGCGCCATTCCCGAGCGCGACCGGATGGAGGCGGCTTGGCCCCGCATGCGCCTGACCGTCCAGATCGCGACCAAGCTGAACCGCAGCCACCTGATCAACGGCGAGGTCGCCTTCCTGCTGCCCTGCCTGGGCCGCTCGGAGGAGGATTTGCAGGAAAGCGGCGCGCAGGCGGTGACGATGGAGGACAGCCTGAGCTGCATCCACGGCTCGCTCGGCAACAACACGCCGGCCAGCCCCCATCTGAAATCGGAGGTCGCCATCGTCGCCGGCATGGCCAAGGCGACCCTGCCGGCGAACCCGAAGGTCAAATGGGATGAATGGGTGGCCGACTACCGCCGCATCCGCGCCCTGATCGAAGAGACCTATCCCGACCAGTTCCACCGCTTCAACGAACGGGTCTTCACGCCGGGCGGCTTCTACCGCGGCAATTCGGCGCGCGACCGGGTGTGGAAGACGCCGTCGGGCAAGGCCCATTTCACCCCGCCGGGGCATCTGCGCGCGATCGGGTTCGAAGATGCGCCGGGCCGCTACCGGCTGATCACCATGCGGTCCAACGACCAGTTCAACACCACGATCTACGGCTATTCCGACCGGCTGCGCGGGATCGAGGGCACACGCGACGTGCTGCTGATGAACCCGGCCGACATCGCCGCCGCCGGGCTATGGGAGGGGCAGGTGGTCGGGCTTGCCGGCGATGCCGGCGACGGCGTCGACCGGCGGGTGAACGGTTTGACGGTGACGCCCTTCCAGCTGCCGCGCGGCTGCGTCGGCTCCTACTATCCGGAGATGAACCCGCTGATCCCGCTCTGGTACCACGACGAGGCGTCGGAAACCCCCGCCGCCAAGGGCGTTCCGGTGCGCATCGTCACCGACCCGCCGGCACGCCCCTGA